Proteins co-encoded in one Pseudophryne corroboree isolate aPseCor3 chromosome 1, aPseCor3.hap2, whole genome shotgun sequence genomic window:
- the LOC134987527 gene encoding uncharacterized protein LOC134987527, with protein sequence MADVDQQGQDQQATFTLQLTPVDPSQPIQLQDIPQASMSPQLAQAPPQPQIPDDFWSSWTSQQAQSNASLTAHTQHLASLPHHLPRISRNSGRLIVQVGRIATSMEQIRADNNQMLAHLTRIIDEQQRHQQTLVQLIQHNQVVNESLSRIVASHTATNTQLNASINNLSNNITLMAAQQVTSSSGTTTPIQTPVTSPVRRSSRARASEPAQSTAPSTHKRKK encoded by the coding sequence atggccgacgtggaccagcagggacaagaccaacaggcaaccttcacactgcaactaacacctgttgacccgagccagccaatacagctgcaggatatcccccaagcctccatgagtccacaactggcacaagctccaccccagccacaaataccagatgacttttggtccagttggacaagccaacaggcccaaagcaatgccagcctgaccgcacatacccaacaccttgccagtctaccccatcatctaccgcgcattagtcgcaactcgggcagactgattgttcaagtaggccgaatcgcaacatcgatggagcaaatacgggcagacaacaaccaaatgctggctcatttaacgcgcatcattgatgagcaacagcgccaccaACAAACACTCGtacaactaatacagcacaaccaggttgtgaatgagtctttatcccggattgtagccagccacactgcaaccaacacacaactgaatgcaagcataaataatttgagcaacaacataacattgatggcagctcaacaagtgacctccagctctggaaccacgacccctatccaaacgccagtaacctcccctgttcggcgttcctcccgagcacgtgccagtgagccagcacaaagcacagcacccagcacacacaagcggaaaaaataa